In Catenulispora sp. EB89, the DNA window CGCCAGCGCGATCAGGTCCATGGCGGTCGCGACGCCGAAGTTCTCCGGTTCCAGGTAGCTGTCCGGGTAGCAGAACGTCGCGCGCTCCACCGCCTCCGCGGTGAGCACGAAGTGCGCCGATCCGAACCTCGGCGCGGCCCCGACGTGCTTACCGCGGAAGTCCAGCGCGCCGTAGACCGGCCGTTCCTCGGCCGGGGCCGAGTCATACGCACCGCCGAAGATGCGGCTCTCCCAGCGCCAGCGGTCGCCGCCGGGGTGGGCGGTGAGGCCGCCGTTGCTCGTGCCGGTGACGAACTGCGAGCGGTAGACCCCGGCCGTCGCCAGCGCCGCCAGGATCGGGGGCTCGCCGCGGTCCGGGTGGAAGTTGAGTGTGACCCGCAGTGCCGGGTCGAGCGCCGGTCCCGCCGACCGCGCCGCCACGTGTGCCACCGCCCGTCGCGCCGGCTCCGACATCCCCTCACTCGCCATGGCCGCAGTATGCCCGACGAGTGATCGCCGAGGCCGATCATTTTCGCCGCTCACACCGGCTGATCACGCCAGCCGCTCACGCCGGCCGACCACACCAGCCGATCACGCCGGCTGATGGCACCAGCCGCTCACACCTCCCCGATGATCCCGGCCATCCCCTCCGCCGACAGCAGATGCCGCGCCGCGAGCCGCACCGCCCCCAGCATCCCGGCGCGCTCCCCCAGCACCGAGGTCTCGATCGCCAGGCTCCGCGTCGCCAGCGGCAGCGCGCGCCGGTAGATCACCGCGCGCACGTCGGCGAGCAGGTCCTCGTGCAGCTGCGCGAGGATGCCGCCGATCACGATCGTGTCCGGGTTGTGGAACGACACCAGCGAGGCCAGTACCTCCCCGATCCGCTGGCCGGCCAGGCGGACCTGCCGCCGGGCCGCGGCGTGCCCCTCGGAGACCAGCCGGACCACGTCGGCGGCGCGCGGCGCGTCCGCGCCCTGCGTGCGCAGCGCCGCCGCGATCGCCGCGCCGGAGGCCACCGCCTCCACGCAGCCGGTGTTGCCGCAGTGGCAGAGCACGTCCTCGTGTCCCGGCAGCTGGATGTGGCCGATGTCGCCGGCCGCGCCGGAGGCGCCGCGGTGCAGGACGCCGTCGGAGACGATGCCGCAGCCGATCCCGGTGCCGACCTTCACGTACAGCAGGTGGCGGCTGGCCTGGCGGTGCGTGTACTCGCCGAGGGCCATCGCGTTGACGTCGTTGTCGACCAGCACCGGCGCGGCGTAGCGGCCTTCGAAGAACGCCGGCACGCGGCAGCCGTCCCAGCCGGCCATGATCGGCGGCCGCACCACGGTGCCGCTGGCGAACTCCACCGGGCCCGGGACGCCGATCCCGACCGCCCGCAGATGCGCGGCCGGGCGGCCCGCCTCGGCGAGCAGTTCCTCCAGATCGGCGCGCACGCCGGCCAGGACGGCGTCGGGCCCGGCGTTGATGTCGATCGAGCGGGCCCGCTCGGCGAGCACGCGGCCGGACAGCGTGGCGACCGCGAGCCGGCTGTGGGTGGCCCCCAGATCGCAGCCGGCGACGACGATCCGCGCGTCCGACAGGTCCAGCGCCAGCGGCGGCCGGCCGCGGTCGGCGACCGCCGGTTCGGTCTCGACCAGGAGCCCGCGCTCGATGAGCAGATCCACGCGCTGCGCTATGGCCGCCCGGGACAGCCCGGTGGCTCCGACGATCGCCGAGCGCGTGGTGGCCGCACCGTCCGCGACCAGCCCGGCGAGCTCGCTGAGCGACGCCATGCGCCGCCTGGCGGCACTGTTCATCAGACCCCTCCCGACCGCCGCCGGCGCATGATCCCCGGCCGCTTCTTTATGACAGAACTAAGCCTAATGATGACTCTTGTCAGTCGTAAAGAGCGGCCATATCGTCGATCCCGGGGCCGGTGAGGGTCGGCCCCTGTGGCGGGAAAACGGCGCTCGGGAGGGCAGATGACGGTGCGGGCGGGCATAGCCGGAGCGGGAATGGTCGCGGCGGTCCACGCCGACGCGATCCGCCGCGCCGGGGCCTCGGTCGTGGGCGTCGCCGCCTCGACGCCGGAGCGGTCGAAGGCGGCGGCCCCCAGAGTGGGAGCGGGCCGCGCCTTCGACTCCGCCGAGGAACTGGCGGTGTCCGACGAGATCGACGTGCTGCACGTCTGCACCCCGAACGCCCTGCACGGCCCCCTGGTCCGGGCGGCGCTGTCGGCCGGCAAGCACGTGGTCTGCGAGAAGCCGCTGTCGCTGACCGGCGCGGACTCCGAGGCGCTGGTCGAGCTGGCCGCGAGCACCGGACTGGTGAACGCGGTCCCGCTGGTCTACCGCTACCACCCGATGACCGTGGAGGCCCGCGAGCGGGTCCGGCGCGACGAACTCGGCCCGATCCGCCTCATCCACGGCCACTACCTCCAGGACTGGCTGGCCCGGCCGGAGGACAACAACTGGCGCGTGGACCCGGCCGTCGGCGGGGCCTCGCGAGCGTTCGCCGACATCGGCTCGCACTGGTGCGACCTGGTCGAATGGATCAGCGGGCACCGGATCAGCGAGCTGACGGCCGCCACCCAGACGGTGCTCCCGCAGCGCTCGGCGGCCGGCCGCGAGACTTTCACCGGATCCGGGGGCGAAAGCCCGCCGGAACCGGCGGAAACGGAGCGGATCGCGGTCACCACCGAAGACGCCGTCCAGGTCCTGTTCCGCACCGACCGCGGCGCCACCGGCGCCCTGGTCGTCTCCCAGGTCTCGCCGGGCCGCAAGAACCGGCTCTGGTTCGAGATCGACGGGGCCGAGCGCAGCGTGTCCTACGACGGCGAGGACCCCGAGTCCCTGCTGCTCGGCGGCCGGGACCGCACCGAGATCGTCCGCCGCGACGCGCTGTCGGAGCCGGCGAACCGGATCAACGCGGTCCCCGCCGGCCACCCCTGGGGCTACCGCGACTGCTTCGCGGCCTTCACCGCGGACGTCTACGCCGCGATCCGGGACCCTCGGGCTTTCGCCGAGAGTGCCGAGACGGCCGCCCGAGCCGTCCCGGCGTTCCCGACCTTCGCCGACGCCGCCCGCACCGCCCACATCACCGACGCGGTCCTGGCCTCGGCCGCGCACCGCTCCTGGATCGAGGTGTCCTGACCATGAAGCTCGGCTTTCTCACCGCCTGCCTGCCGCAGGTCCCGCTCGCGGACATCGCCGCCTGGGCCGCCGAAAACGATTACGCCGCCCTGGAGGTCGCGGTCTGGCCGAAGGTCGGCGGCCGGGAGTTCGAGGCCAGCCACATCGACGTCGCGCACTTCGACGAGGGTCAGGCCGGCGAGGTCACCGAGCTGTTCGCCAAGCACGGCCTGACGCTGTCCTCGCTGGCGTACTACGAGAACAACCTGCACCCCGACGAGGAGCGCCGGCAGGAGATCGCCGCGCACGTGCTGCACGCGATCGACGCCGCGGCGCTGCTCGGCGTGGAGACCGTCGGCACGTTCGTCGGCCGGCACCCGGGGCTGAGCGTGAAGGAGAACATCGCGCTCGCCGACCGGACCTTCCCGCGGCTGGTCGACTACGCCGGCGAGCGCGGCGTGAAGATCATCATCGAGAACTGCGTCATGGAGGGCTGGCACCCCGACGGGTACCCGGGCAACCTGGCGTACTCCCCCGAGCTGTGGGAGTGGATGTTCTCCCTCGGGCTGTACCTGAACTACGACCCCTCGCACCTGCTGTGGATCGGCATCGACCCGGTGACCGCGCTGAAGCCCTACGTCGACCGCATCCCGCACGCGCAGGCCAAGGACACCCAGCTGGACCCGCTGGCGCGCGACCGCTACGGCTTCTTCGGCAAGACCCTGAGCCGCGAGCACCCCTGGGACGAGGGCTGGTGGCGCTACCGCGTCCCGGGCCTGGGCCAGGTGGACTGGAGCGGCGTGGTGGACGCGCTGTACGAGGGCGGGTTCACCGGGGTGCTGAGCGTGGAGCACGAGGACCCGGTGTGGGGCGGCACCGAGGAGAAGGTCAAGCAGGGCCTGCAGATCGCCCACCGCACGCTGTCGCCCCTCATCGTCGGATAGCCGGGCCGCCACCGCCCGCGGCGTACGCCGCCGTCCATCGCTGAACCGCTTAACCGCCGAACACTTCTAACCGAGGCCAGGCCATGACCCGCAACCCGAGCGTGCAGCTCTACTCCGTCCGCGACCACCTGACCGACTCGACGCAGCGCGAGAGCACCCTGAAGCGCCTCGCCGACATCGGCTTCACCGCCGTCGAGCCCTACGACCCGACGAACGACCCGGCGGGCTTCCGCGCCCTGGCCGACGACCTGGGCCTGAGCGTCTCCGGCGCGCACGCCATGGCGCTGCTGCGCGAGCCGGACCCGGCGCCGGTGTTCGAGGCGCTGGCGACCATCGGCACCGACCTGGCGATCCTGCCGGCCGGCATCCCGGAGGACGACTTCAAGACCCACGACGGCCTCAAGCACGCCGCCGACACGCTGAACGCGCTGGCGGCCAAGGCCGCCGAGGCCGGCCTGCGCTTCGGCTACCACAACCACTACTGGGAGTTCGAGCCCGTCCTCGACGGCCGGCACGCCCTGGAGATCCTGGTCGACCTGGTCGACCCGGCGGTG includes these proteins:
- a CDS encoding Gfo/Idh/MocA family protein — translated: MTVRAGIAGAGMVAAVHADAIRRAGASVVGVAASTPERSKAAAPRVGAGRAFDSAEELAVSDEIDVLHVCTPNALHGPLVRAALSAGKHVVCEKPLSLTGADSEALVELAASTGLVNAVPLVYRYHPMTVEARERVRRDELGPIRLIHGHYLQDWLARPEDNNWRVDPAVGGASRAFADIGSHWCDLVEWISGHRISELTAATQTVLPQRSAAGRETFTGSGGESPPEPAETERIAVTTEDAVQVLFRTDRGATGALVVSQVSPGRKNRLWFEIDGAERSVSYDGEDPESLLLGGRDRTEIVRRDALSEPANRINAVPAGHPWGYRDCFAAFTADVYAAIRDPRAFAESAETAARAVPAFPTFADAARTAHITDAVLASAAHRSWIEVS
- a CDS encoding sugar phosphate isomerase/epimerase family protein — translated: MKLGFLTACLPQVPLADIAAWAAENDYAALEVAVWPKVGGREFEASHIDVAHFDEGQAGEVTELFAKHGLTLSSLAYYENNLHPDEERRQEIAAHVLHAIDAAALLGVETVGTFVGRHPGLSVKENIALADRTFPRLVDYAGERGVKIIIENCVMEGWHPDGYPGNLAYSPELWEWMFSLGLYLNYDPSHLLWIGIDPVTALKPYVDRIPHAQAKDTQLDPLARDRYGFFGKTLSREHPWDEGWWRYRVPGLGQVDWSGVVDALYEGGFTGVLSVEHEDPVWGGTEEKVKQGLQIAHRTLSPLIVG
- a CDS encoding ROK family protein codes for the protein MNSAARRRMASLSELAGLVADGAATTRSAIVGATGLSRAAIAQRVDLLIERGLLVETEPAVADRGRPPLALDLSDARIVVAGCDLGATHSRLAVATLSGRVLAERARSIDINAGPDAVLAGVRADLEELLAEAGRPAAHLRAVGIGVPGPVEFASGTVVRPPIMAGWDGCRVPAFFEGRYAAPVLVDNDVNAMALGEYTHRQASRHLLYVKVGTGIGCGIVSDGVLHRGASGAAGDIGHIQLPGHEDVLCHCGNTGCVEAVASGAAIAAALRTQGADAPRAADVVRLVSEGHAAARRQVRLAGQRIGEVLASLVSFHNPDTIVIGGILAQLHEDLLADVRAVIYRRALPLATRSLAIETSVLGERAGMLGAVRLAARHLLSAEGMAGIIGEV
- a CDS encoding DUF3626 domain-containing protein — protein: MASEGMSEPARRAVAHVAARSAGPALDPALRVTLNFHPDRGEPPILAALATAGVYRSQFVTGTSNGGLTAHPGGDRWRWESRIFGGAYDSAPAEERPVYGALDFRGKHVGAAPRFGSAHFVLTAEAVERATFCYPDSYLEPENFGVATAMDLIALALADTEADALDDYIEAQVHGPVRLDRDMEALVLDPCYQGTEVEVLAMKLPCRLEWHPGFRLTLEEMARHPDYRGLEFIELAREIAPADGLLTPRVIGEAAATGKYDPQALKRVWHYVARFGAPTSAA
- a CDS encoding sugar phosphate isomerase/epimerase family protein produces the protein MTRNPSVQLYSVRDHLTDSTQRESTLKRLADIGFTAVEPYDPTNDPAGFRALADDLGLSVSGAHAMALLREPDPAPVFEALATIGTDLAILPAGIPEDDFKTHDGLKHAADTLNALAAKAAEAGLRFGYHNHYWEFEPVLDGRHALEILVDLVDPAVVFEIDTYWSTVGGADTPAVLERLGERVVALHVKDGPAVKGEPNVAVGTGAMPVPAVLAAAPRDAWRVIEFDECATDIFEALAASLAYVNGLEAA